From a region of the Castanea sativa cultivar Marrone di Chiusa Pesio chromosome 10, ASM4071231v1 genome:
- the LOC142614292 gene encoding putative lipid phosphate phosphatase beta: protein MDPPQPPKAAAATTGSTTVLSHLISVDTTLSEYLHSKLKPFLPHFLLLLLELSADFRLFFPISLSLLLAPNSSTSLFLLRRPFLSSLLLGLLLDLLLIALIKLLFRRSRPVYNKNMVAAVSVDHYSFPSGHASRVFFVASIAHLFANHDANLLNLVVWLWALLTSLSRVFLGRHFVFDVFAGASLGVLEALFAFRFLRFYL, encoded by the coding sequence ATGGACCCACCACAACCACCCAAAGCCGCCGCCGCAACCACCGGTAGCACAACAGTCCTCAGCCACCTAATAAGCGTAGACACAACCCTCTCTGAATACCTCCACTCCAAACTCAAACCCTTCCTCCCTcacttcctcctcctcctcctcgaACTCTCCGCCGACTTCCGCCTCTTCTTCCcaatctccctctccctccTCCTCGCCCCCAATTCTTCCACCTCCCTTTTCCTCCTCCGCCGCCCCTTCCTCTCCTCCCTCCTCCTCGGCCTCCTCCTCGACCTCCTTCTCATCGCCCTCATCAAGCTCCTCTTCCGCCGATCCCGTCCCGTCTACAACAAGAACATGGTCGCCGCCGTTTCCGTCGACCACTACTCCTTCCCTAGCGGCCACGCCTCTCGCGTCTTCTTCGTCGCCTCTATCGCTCACCTCTTCGCCAACCACGACGCTAACCTTCTCAATTTGGTGGTTTGGTTGTGGGCCCTGCTGACCTCgctttctagggtttttctcgGCCGCCATTTCGTTTTCGATGTCTTCGCCGGTGCGTCTTTGGGTGTTCTTGAAGCTCTCTTTGCTTTCCGCTTCCTCAGGTTTTACCTCTAG
- the LOC142612030 gene encoding LOW QUALITY PROTEIN: putative lipid phosphate phosphatase beta (The sequence of the model RefSeq protein was modified relative to this genomic sequence to represent the inferred CDS: inserted 3 bases in 2 codons) — protein sequence MLCRTFQFRKLFLWYLIFNTATNPPPPTPRGQKTSFLILLELSADFSSLFIISLSILLFLRHLFFTPLPLGLLLDLXLVQLIKPLVRRSRPHYNINTNPAFSYRKQDSFPSGHASRVFIVAALLHLSAEAIIAALVELSKAVNFIVGVAWFWALXTSVSRVVLGRHFFFDVFAGACFGVLEALFAFHFLWF from the exons ATGTTGTGCAGAACTTTTCAATTTAGAAAATTGTTTCTTTGGTACTTAATTTTTAACACCGCaacaaacccccccccccccaccccccgcGGCCAAAAAACCTCCTTCCTCATCCTCCTTGAACTCTCAGCTGATTTCAGCTCCTTGTTCATCATCTCCCTCTCTATCCTCCTCTTTCTCCGCCACCTTTTCTTCACACCTCTTCCACTAGGCCTCCTCCTTGACCT GCTCGTTCAATTGATCAAGCCTCTTGTCCGCCGATCACGCCCTCACTACAACATAAACACCAACCCAGCTTTCTCCTACAGAAAACAGGACTCCTTCCCCAGTGGCCATGCCTCTAGGGTGTTCATTGTCGCTGCCCTTTTACACCTCTCTGCAGAAGCCATTATCGCAGCACTGGTGGAGCTGAG TAAGGCAGTGAATTTTATCGTTGGGGTTGCTTGGTTTTGGGCAC GCACTTCGGTCTCTAGGGTTGTGCTTGGGAGGCATTTTTTCTTCGATGTTTTTGCCGGGGCATGCTTTGGTGTTCTTGAAGCTCTGTTTGCGTTTCACTTTCTGTGGTTCTAA
- the LOC142611697 gene encoding putative lipid phosphate phosphatase beta: MNHSTPPPHKTTKTTSTTTVPSFLSQLIALDTTLSYHLHTISQPLLPQSFFILLELSADFSSLFIISLSLLLFLRHLFFTPLPLGLLLDLALVRLIKPLVRRSRPHYNINTNPAFSYRKQDSFPSGHASRVFIVAALLHLSAEAIIAALVELRSNNNGFVAKMISWDESKAVNFIVGVAWFWALATSVSRVVLGRHFFFDVFAGACFGVLEALFAFHFLWF; encoded by the coding sequence ATGAATCATTCAACACCACCACCCCACAAAACCACCAAAACAACATCAACCACCACCGTGCCATCCTTCCTTAGCCAACTAATAGCCCTAGACACCACCCTCTCCTACCACCTCCACACCATTTCTCAACCCCTCCTTCCCCAATCCTTCTTCATCCTCCTTGAACTCTCAGCTGATTTCAGCTCCTTGTTCAtcatctccctctctctcctccTCTTTCTCCGCCACCTTTTCTTCACACCTCTTCCACTAGGCCTCCTCCTCGACCTCGCTCTTGTTCGATTGATCAAGCCTCTTGTCCGCCGATCACGCCCTCACTACAACATAAACACCAACCCAGCTTTCTCCTACAGAAAACAGGACTCCTTCCCCAGTGGCCATGCCTCTAGGGTGTTCATTGTCGCTGCCCTTTTACACCTCTCTGCAGAAGCCATTATCGCAGCACTGGTGGAGCTGAGGTCTAATAATAATGGCTTTGTTGCTAAGATGATCAGCTGGGATGAGAGTAAGGCAGTGAATTTTATCGTTGGGGTTGCTTGGTTTTGGGCACTTGCCACTTCGGTCTCTAGGGTTGTGCTTGGGAGGCATTTTTTCTTCGATGTTTTTGCCGGGGCATGCTTTGGTGTTCTTGAAGCTCTGTTTGCGTTTCACTTTCTGTGGTTCTAA
- the LOC142612787 gene encoding uncharacterized protein LOC142612787, translated as MASGWVKSLHCKSKAFEDVYHPNPKNLLPSTSCRKSSQSIKDVVDTTKHKPRKSKSTSPKPEPGSKCPRPVKSEPVSVPTNSSTRAPDPFFPALSELPEGHPSRNVVEIIFHTSWSPKAFTGRIEMIFKVQNGSRTVTRFEEYREMVKCRAGSGGPTDGSTWEENARCVADGNEVMRFHCMGPTSGSGTYDARGGGAWAFPGAKGSAICTFSGSGVAHESAGGGRGRRAMLVCRVIAGRVSKQLRVDSLLDGRVGFESVGGDNGELLVFDSRAVLPCFLIIYKL; from the coding sequence ATGGCGAGCGGGTGGGTCAAGTCGTTGCACTGCAAATCGAAAGCTTTCGAGGACGTGTATCACCCGAACCCGAAAAATCTCTTACCCAGCACGAGTTGCAGAAAGAGCTCCCAGAGCATCAAGGACGTGGTTGACACCACTAAGCATAAGCCGAGGAAGTCCAAGTCCACATCACCCAAGCCAGAACCAGGTTCTAAATGTCCACGACCCGTCAAATCCGAACCGGTTTCAGTCCCCACAAACAGCTCTACTCGTGCTCCTGACCCGTTCTTTCCTGCACTGTCAGAGCTACCCGAGGGTCACCCTTCACGCAATGTGGTGGAGATTATCTTCCACACGAGCTGGAGTCCAAAAGCTTTCACGGGTCGGATCGAGATGATATTCAAGGTCCAAAACGGGTCGAGAACGGTGACCCGGTTCGAAGAGTATCGCGAGATGGTCAAGTGTCGTGCCGGGTCGGGTGGTCCGACTGATGGGTCCACGTGGGAGGAGAACGCGCGGTGCGTCGCGGATGGGAACGAGGTGATGAGGTTTCATTGCATGGGGCCCACGTCGGGAAGCGGCACGTACGACGCGCGTGGAGGTGGCGCGTGGGCTTTTCCAGGGGCCAAAGGCTCAGCTATTTGCACGTTTTCCGGGAGCGGTGTGGCCCACGAGAGTGCCGGAGGTGGGCGTGGCAGAAGGGCCATGTTGGTCTGCCGGGTCATAGCGGGTAGGGTCTCAAAGCAACTCCGGGTCGACTCGTTGTTGGATGGTCGGGTCGGATTCGAGTCGGTGGGTGGGGACAATGGGGAGCTACTAGTATTTGATTCTCGCGCGGTGTTGCCTTGCTTTCTTATCATCTATAAGCTGTAA